Genomic window (Spirosoma sp. KCTC 42546):
CGTACATGTGGAAACTTTGCAGCCGGAACATCTCCTGAATCCGAAACCACGAAATGATTTCGGCTTTCACAAACACAATGCCGAACAGAATACCGACAATCAGGTATTTACTAGTAGCCAGGCCCGTTTCCGGCTTCTTCATGTCGTTGGGCGCATCGCACGCCACTACGTCGGGGAATTCATCTACTTGCATAGCCCACTCGGTTAAACTAATTTCATCAGATAAGGAAGAATCAACTGGGTCATGGCAAAACCGCCAATCATAAAGCAACAGGTTGCCACGAGCGACGGCCATTGCAGGTTCGACAAGCCCATAATGGAATGGCCCGAGGTGCATCCTCCCGCCCAGCGAGTACCGAAACCCACCAGAAACCCACCGACCACGAAGAAGAAGAAGCCTTTTAGGGTAAACAGGTTCTCTACGCTGAATAAATCGGCAGGCATCAGGCCCGAAAAATCATGAATACCCAAAGCCTGTAAATCCGCAACGGTGGCTGGTGCAAGCTGAATTGGATCAGGGTTGTATAAGAACTGAGTGGCCAGAAATCCACCAATGAGTATACCAGCAACGAAAATCAGGTTCCAGATCTCGTTTTTCCAGTTGTAATGAAAGAACGGAAGATTAGCGGGCAGGCAGGCGGCACATATATGCCGTAGTGATGAGGAGATACCAAATGACTTACTGCCGATCAATAATAAGGTGGGAACGGTAAGCCCAATCAGTGGTCCAGCCACATACCAGGGCCAGGGTTTTCGGATGAGGTCAATAAACTCCATGCAATTGATTTATTTATACGTGCTAGCTAAGTGGTATACGTAGTTGGGCTACGCAAGATTCCATCAAACACAAGCCATTTCATTGCGCTTACTAGCTAGTGAATCCGTTTATTTTTTCGACCTGTTAGTTCGAATACCAAAAGGCAAATAAAGTGGGCATGTACTTACCAGGCTTGTCAGGATAAACACACCCGCCAGAACCAGACTGACAATACCCCAAACGCCTGTTAGGACACTAGTTGCGTATAAGCCAATGAGGACACTAGCAATAACGATTCGGAGTGTCCGATCAATAGAACCCATGTTCTTTTTCATGATGTTGGTTTTTCTGACGAAGGAACCGCTTTCTTTTGCTGAATTCAGTGATTTTTATCACATAGCACTACGATTCTGAGACAAGTACGAAATGGTTAGAGCAGCGTCTCCTTAAGAATAATGTATACGCCCATCACTAGCACAAAGTACCCGAAGGCTTTCTTCAGTTTGTGACTGGACACAAAGCGAGCCAGATAAGACCCAACAAAAATTCCAACCACAGAAAGCGCCGTGAATTCGAGCAGAAATGGCCAATCGACAGCCATGTTTGACAGGTCGCCAAGAAAACCGGTTAGTGATTTCACCGCAATAATCAGCAGGGAGGTACCCACCGCTGTTTTCATGGGCAAGCGGGCCAATAGCACCAGGGCTGGTATGATTAAAAAGCCACCGCCAGCCCCTACTAGTCCGGTGAGGGCACCTACGAACATACCTTCCAGAGCAATCAATGGCAGATTGAATTGAATCGGACCATCAGGCTTGTTGACTTCCGCTTTTTTATCCCGAATCATACTCACCGAGGCTGCCAGCATAATCAGGGCGAAGAACACCATGATGGCCACGTTTTTGCTCAGTGTAAACGTATCTGTCGAAAAAACAGGGTCGGGGATAAGGGTCACCAGATACTTACGGGTCACATAAACGGTGAGCAGCGAAGGAATGGAAAAAACGATAGCCGCTTTGTAATTGATCTGGTGTTGCCGCATGTAATTAACCGACCCAACCAGCGAGGTCATGCCCACAACAAACAGGGAATAAGCCGTAGACAGCATGGGATTAACGCCCAACAAATAGACGAGTACGGGCAGCGTCAGAATACTACCCCCTCCACCAATCAAACCCAGACTGACCCCGATTATAATGGACGCAGAAAAGCCCGCTACTTGCAGTGAAGTCATACACGCTTACTTTTTTAAGCGAAATACGTTCTTCCCGTTTTGCTCTTCCGTGACAATTGTTACACAGAAAATTAATTCCTAATTAGCCCAACATTGTTATTTTATTCCGCATCAGTTGAATTTGCCCATCCTTTTCCAACTGCTTTAACAAACGGGAAATTACCTCTCGGGAGGTGGCCAGTTCCTGCGCAATCTCTTCGTGGGTAATGTTCAGTACGGTACACTGGCAACTGGCTACTTTTTTTTGAAGGTACGTGAGCAGGCGCTCATCCAGTTTATGGAAAATCACCTCGTCAATTGTCTCCAGTAGGTTATCGAACCGCTTTTGGTAGGTTTGAAACACAAACTGTTTCCAGGTTGAGTACTGGCATAACCAGGTATCCACCTTATCTACGGGCACCGCAATCAGTTCGGTTTCCTCGTCAACAACAGCCGTAATTTCACTGCGCTTGTTGCCCAGGCAACAGGTCAGCGACATGGCACAGGCATCCAGTCCGCCCAGGTAATAGAGTAATGCCTCACGCCCTTCCTGATCAGGGCGCATAATTTTGACCGATCCCCGAATAATTATGGGTACCGAACGAATGTACTCACCCGGCCGAATCAGATAAGCGCCAACGGGTACAAGCTTGTGCTGCCCAACTTCAGTCAGTTCCTGAAGAA
Coding sequences:
- a CDS encoding DUF2892 domain-containing protein, with amino-acid sequence MKKNMGSIDRTLRIVIASVLIGLYATSVLTGVWGIVSLVLAGVFILTSLVSTCPLYLPFGIRTNRSKK
- a CDS encoding YeeE/YedE family protein gives rise to the protein MEFIDLIRKPWPWYVAGPLIGLTVPTLLLIGSKSFGISSSLRHICAACLPANLPFFHYNWKNEIWNLIFVAGILIGGFLATQFLYNPDPIQLAPATVADLQALGIHDFSGLMPADLFSVENLFTLKGFFFFVVGGFLVGFGTRWAGGCTSGHSIMGLSNLQWPSLVATCCFMIGGFAMTQLILPYLMKLV
- a CDS encoding sulfite exporter TauE/SafE family protein produces the protein MTSLQVAGFSASIIIGVSLGLIGGGGSILTLPVLVYLLGVNPMLSTAYSLFVVGMTSLVGSVNYMRQHQINYKAAIVFSIPSLLTVYVTRKYLVTLIPDPVFSTDTFTLSKNVAIMVFFALIMLAASVSMIRDKKAEVNKPDGPIQFNLPLIALEGMFVGALTGLVGAGGGFLIIPALVLLARLPMKTAVGTSLLIIAVKSLTGFLGDLSNMAVDWPFLLEFTALSVVGIFVGSYLARFVSSHKLKKAFGYFVLVMGVYIILKETLL
- a CDS encoding Crp/Fnr family transcriptional regulator, with protein sequence MKLTVDYLQQALGSRFEYALLQELTEVGQHKLVPVGAYLIRPGEYIRSVPIIIRGSVKIMRPDQEGREALLYYLGGLDACAMSLTCCLGNKRSEITAVVDEETELIAVPVDKVDTWLCQYSTWKQFVFQTYQKRFDNLLETIDEVIFHKLDERLLTYLQKKVASCQCTVLNITHEEIAQELATSREVISRLLKQLEKDGQIQLMRNKITMLG